The Cervus elaphus chromosome 22, mCerEla1.1, whole genome shotgun sequence genome has a window encoding:
- the C22H12orf60 gene encoding uncharacterized protein C12orf60 homolog codes for MSSESEKDKERLVQAAKTFFFYMQDLASFTNALIELFNSSMSTQILLMTVKEDGNVKAVFEQMLKIFKEMHSVVAAKQDPMQSEPLSSKIATAISSMVEKSNNIRELQQSTKEMFKNAQSPIIASVLNSGNILESLESSLLLLMKYPIMNLQLSDFYRKGQSDATTSEKSPGPSKATTIDALKKLQDALNIENAKNTIKSAADQMEQIVKTMGPILEVLQKAIKTMETKFSVFKKPRN; via the coding sequence ATGTCTTCAGAGTCAGAAAAGGATAAAGAGAGGCTCGTTCAAGCTGCCAAAACATTCTTCTTTTACATGCAAGATCTTGCTTCCTTCACAAATGCACTCATCGAATTGTTCAACAGCAGTATGAGCACTCAGATCCTCTTGATGACTGTGAAAGAAGATGGTAATGTGAAGGCTGTCTTTGAacaaatgctcaaaatttttaAGGAGATGCACTCTGTGGTGGCGGCCAAGCAGGACCCAATGCAAAGTGAACCTTTAAGTTCCAAGATTGCAACAGCTATTTCCTCTATGGTTGAGAAGAGTAACAATATAAGGGAGTTGCAACAGTCAaccaaagaaatgttcaaaaatgCCCAGTCACCGATCATTGCCTCTGTGCTGAATAGTGGTAACATTCTTGAGAGTTTGGAATCTTCTCTTTTACTCTTGATGAAATATCCCATCATGAATCTCCAATTAAGTGACTTCTACAGGAAAGGACAATCAGATGCCACCACATCTGAGAAAAGTCCAGGTCCATCCAAAGCCACTACAATAGATGCCTTGAAAAAGTTGCAGGATGCACTCAACATTGAGAATGCTAAGAATACCATTAAGTCAGCTGCAGATCAAATGGAACAAATTGTCAAAACTATGGGACCCATCTTAGAGGTCCTTCAAAAAGCCATAAAAACTATGGAAACCAAGTTTTCTGTGTTTAAGAAACCCAGGAACTAG